From a single Nitrospirota bacterium genomic region:
- a CDS encoding VWA domain-containing protein: MSDTHNQLVARLAEEVGTASAQHLVSCLVETHANSNQVEGVLLLLDELRKVSPKVARAAIESLPDLQRKGRLSDVLIWLDLGATLAESSGAIGLKFFKESPLMLSLIEQPSVRLLVLKAALELAEQDGNIALEFLRVAPEAVRVISPDQLEAWLEIGFELVQIDFVVALEYIHQIPAVARVLPVQDAKAWAMFGVKLVSWNSFGMADYFGTIEFLRTSPLILGGVDDHSVRAKVVTVGSLMADRDPGSAISWLSESPRLLCPVPNQGWRLRILQYGALVAERDAETALAYLRGAPELVSVIGESAEAAARFEAWFRAGMEVLAYSVEGARAYFALESQKALISVEAALSGVPLRQVARTVKLFIQGLCGTDLTIQALPDSLSQDTAMRATVSRDGRIISLPAVLRRYPTADENMRLYLVMAAHEAGHVEFGTYRLTLEPFADLIMSLRQQYGLMDRAAPDNLAALFRLYPHPGLIQDLWTLVEDARVESLLQREYPGLQRDLQRFAREAITTRSLTQGLTVKELVVDQLLQLSTAASQPVAIHEAIKDEIAVLWPMCQTILSPTATAEEAVLVAHALYVRLDELLAQKGAMVRGDLADNESGDPGVGPSASERTGEDYRPVTNWVYRGAMNPEFIREQDQDGRVSDDQNQSEDIERLASAADGTPESSAKGQSGREGMRTVTERGGLVGGRQLPSHVEELLAVKVEQSTLPDHAGPGDRSVRYPEWDQDIDDYRLNWCRVVERTAEEGSGDIVGATLSVHGSAVSALRRFFEGLRPPGLRRVPRQADGDELDVDAAVRLCAERAAGENVSDRIYVKRERKERDVAVAFLVDVSGSTSRQLEGGRRVIDVEKEGLVLLCEALEAVGDQYALYGYSGQGRGQVDFLVMKDFDDELGGKAAQRLGGLSPMQQNRDGAAIRHATAKLLAREARTRLLVLISDGRPLDDGYKDEYSLEDTKVALREARRQGVHPFCVTIDREADAYVRRMYGDVQFMVIDHIEALPMRLPRIYQRLTT, translated from the coding sequence ATGTCGGATACCCATAATCAATTGGTGGCCAGACTGGCGGAAGAAGTGGGGACTGCTTCGGCTCAGCACCTGGTCTCTTGTCTCGTCGAAACCCATGCAAATTCGAATCAGGTCGAAGGTGTCTTGCTGTTACTCGATGAATTAAGGAAAGTCTCGCCCAAGGTGGCTCGTGCCGCGATCGAATCGCTCCCGGACTTGCAACGGAAAGGACGGCTCAGCGATGTGTTGATCTGGCTGGATCTTGGCGCCACATTGGCCGAATCATCCGGGGCGATCGGGCTGAAATTTTTCAAAGAGAGTCCGCTGATGTTGAGTCTGATCGAACAACCGTCGGTTCGGTTGTTGGTACTCAAAGCCGCTCTGGAATTGGCTGAGCAGGATGGGAATATTGCACTGGAATTTCTCCGCGTGGCTCCGGAGGCGGTGAGGGTTATTTCGCCGGATCAGCTGGAAGCCTGGTTAGAGATCGGGTTTGAGCTGGTGCAGATCGATTTTGTCGTGGCGCTGGAGTACATCCACCAGATTCCAGCGGTTGCCCGTGTGTTACCCGTTCAAGACGCCAAGGCCTGGGCGATGTTCGGAGTGAAGCTCGTATCCTGGAATAGCTTCGGCATGGCGGATTATTTCGGAACTATCGAATTCCTCCGCACCAGTCCGCTCATCCTCGGCGGTGTGGATGATCACTCGGTGAGGGCCAAGGTTGTCACGGTTGGGTCGTTGATGGCTGATCGTGACCCCGGGTCGGCCATTTCCTGGTTGTCCGAATCACCACGACTGTTGTGTCCGGTGCCGAATCAGGGATGGAGACTAAGGATATTGCAGTACGGAGCCTTAGTCGCAGAGCGTGACGCAGAAACGGCGTTGGCCTATTTGCGGGGTGCACCGGAACTGGTGAGCGTGATCGGAGAGTCTGCCGAGGCGGCAGCGCGTTTTGAGGCCTGGTTTAGAGCCGGGATGGAAGTCCTGGCTTACAGTGTAGAAGGTGCCAGGGCCTATTTCGCCCTGGAGTCGCAGAAGGCGCTCATATCTGTGGAGGCGGCCTTGAGCGGTGTGCCGCTTCGGCAGGTGGCACGTACTGTGAAGCTCTTCATACAGGGGCTCTGCGGAACGGATCTGACGATTCAGGCGCTTCCGGATTCGCTGAGTCAAGACACGGCCATGCGGGCGACGGTGAGCCGGGATGGGCGCATCATCTCATTGCCAGCCGTCCTTCGTCGCTACCCCACTGCCGATGAGAATATGCGTTTGTATCTGGTCATGGCGGCTCATGAAGCGGGGCATGTGGAATTCGGGACCTATCGCCTGACCCTTGAGCCGTTCGCGGATCTGATTATGTCCTTGCGCCAACAGTATGGTCTGATGGATCGGGCCGCGCCTGACAATTTGGCAGCGCTATTTCGCCTCTACCCTCATCCGGGATTGATCCAGGATTTATGGACCCTCGTGGAGGACGCGCGAGTTGAGTCCTTGCTGCAGCGGGAATACCCTGGACTTCAGCGAGACCTCCAGCGATTCGCGCGAGAGGCAATCACGACACGTTCACTGACGCAAGGGTTGACCGTGAAGGAACTCGTCGTCGATCAACTGCTCCAGTTGTCAACCGCTGCCTCTCAGCCTGTCGCAATCCATGAAGCGATCAAAGACGAGATTGCTGTCCTCTGGCCGATGTGCCAGACGATTCTGAGTCCCACAGCGACTGCGGAAGAGGCTGTGCTGGTAGCCCATGCGCTCTATGTGCGGCTCGATGAGCTGTTGGCACAGAAGGGGGCGATGGTCCGGGGCGATCTGGCCGATAACGAGTCAGGAGATCCGGGGGTGGGCCCTTCTGCTTCCGAGCGAACCGGTGAGGACTATCGTCCTGTCACCAACTGGGTTTATCGTGGGGCGATGAATCCTGAGTTCATTCGTGAGCAGGATCAGGATGGCCGAGTCTCGGACGATCAGAACCAATCGGAGGACATCGAACGGCTAGCGAGTGCGGCGGACGGGACACCGGAGTCGTCAGCCAAGGGTCAATCGGGTCGAGAGGGAATGCGTACGGTGACTGAACGAGGCGGCCTTGTCGGGGGGCGGCAATTGCCCTCTCATGTAGAAGAACTGCTAGCCGTAAAGGTTGAGCAATCCACCCTGCCCGATCATGCGGGGCCTGGTGATCGCTCGGTGCGTTATCCGGAATGGGATCAGGACATCGACGACTATCGCCTCAATTGGTGTCGCGTCGTCGAGCGCACTGCGGAAGAGGGAAGCGGGGATATCGTGGGCGCCACGTTGAGCGTACACGGGAGTGCAGTCTCGGCCCTGCGTCGTTTTTTCGAAGGTCTGCGGCCGCCCGGGTTACGGCGCGTACCTCGCCAGGCCGACGGCGATGAGCTCGATGTGGATGCCGCGGTTCGCCTGTGTGCTGAGCGGGCTGCGGGGGAAAATGTGTCTGACAGAATTTATGTCAAGCGGGAGCGAAAAGAACGGGATGTCGCGGTCGCATTTCTGGTCGACGTGAGTGGGTCAACCAGCCGCCAGTTGGAGGGAGGCCGCCGCGTGATCGATGTGGAGAAAGAGGGGCTGGTTCTTTTGTGTGAAGCGCTTGAGGCTGTCGGAGATCAGTATGCCCTCTATGGCTATTCGGGCCAGGGCCGGGGGCAAGTCGACTTTCTTGTCATGAAGGATTTTGACGATGAATTGGGCGGGAAGGCAGCGCAGCGTCTAGGCGGACTGTCCCCTATGCAACAAAACCGTGATGGGGCGGCTATTCGCCATGCCACTGCCAAGTTGCTGGCGCGAGAGGCGCGGACGCGGCTGCTTGTGCTCATCAGCGATGGGCGTCCACTCGATGACGGCTATAAGGACGAGTATTCCCTGGAAGACACAAAGGTGGCATTACGGGAGGCGCGTCGGCAAGGGGTCCATCCGTTTTGTGTCACGATCGATCGGGAGGCCGATGCCTATGTACGAAGAATGTACGGAGACGTGCAGTTCATGGTCATTGATCATATCGAAGCCTTGCCGATGCGATTGCCGCGGATCTATCAACGGCTCACGACGTAG